One segment of Comamonas thiooxydans DNA contains the following:
- a CDS encoding recombinase family protein, translating into MAISIAFQLSKQRREKVLIGYARVSTREQETYLQIDALNKAGVSKIYQEKASAVSARPQLQRCLSSLKAGDILVVYKMDRVARSLKDLLAILDSVQSAGAHIRSLTEPLDTSVPVGIFMVQVLGAVAQLERSIIRERALAGQIAAYNRGVRWGGSRGKLSDIEQNELRQLKQAGATLKQLMARYDISMSTVCRYLNPQTSRNVRPKLPVLGAYVDDSLSD; encoded by the coding sequence ATGGCGATCTCAATAGCATTCCAGCTATCAAAACAACGGAGGGAAAAAGTGCTGATTGGATATGCTCGCGTCTCGACAAGGGAGCAGGAGACTTATCTGCAAATTGACGCGTTGAATAAGGCAGGTGTTTCAAAGATCTATCAAGAGAAGGCAAGTGCTGTAAGTGCACGGCCTCAATTGCAACGCTGTCTGTCGTCTTTGAAGGCCGGCGACATCCTTGTTGTTTACAAAATGGACCGTGTTGCCCGGTCCCTTAAGGATTTGCTGGCGATTCTGGACAGCGTCCAGTCCGCCGGCGCGCATATCCGGTCTTTGACTGAGCCGCTTGATACCTCTGTGCCGGTAGGCATCTTTATGGTGCAGGTGCTGGGTGCTGTTGCTCAGTTAGAGCGCTCCATCATTAGAGAGCGGGCCTTGGCTGGGCAAATAGCCGCCTATAACAGAGGGGTAAGGTGGGGTGGGAGTAGGGGAAAGCTCAGTGATATTGAGCAAAACGAGCTGAGGCAATTAAAGCAGGCCGGGGCCACCTTAAAGCAGCTTATGGCGAGGTACGATATCTCCATGTCGACGGTCTGCCGATATCTGAATCCACAGACCTCTCGCAACGTCCGTCCAAAGTTGCCTGTACTTGGAGCCTATGTTGATGACTCTCTCAGCGATTGA
- a CDS encoding class III extradiol dioxygenase subunit beta — protein sequence MAEIIGGVGTSHVPAIGAAIDHDKCHEPYWQPVFAGMLAARDWIAKTRPDVCIIVYNDHASCFDLRLTPTFALGVGEKFAPHDEGYGPRPVPEVQGAPELAWHIADSLITQNFDLTLVSEMSVDHGLTVPLSILYDQPSVWPCKVIPLCVNVIQHPLPTAARCHALGKALRAAIESHASGLKVAVIGTGGLSHQLQGERAGLINATYDQHWLDLLIHKPEWIAEIGVAEMLRETGSEGVEAIMWLVMRGCLNDRVNTLHRFYHVPVSNTAYGLVVLENE from the coding sequence ATGGCTGAGATCATTGGAGGCGTTGGCACATCGCATGTGCCAGCCATTGGCGCGGCCATTGACCATGACAAATGCCACGAGCCCTACTGGCAGCCCGTGTTTGCGGGCATGCTGGCCGCGCGCGATTGGATAGCGAAGACCCGGCCCGATGTCTGCATCATTGTCTACAACGACCATGCATCCTGCTTCGACCTGAGGCTGACGCCGACCTTTGCGCTGGGCGTGGGTGAGAAGTTCGCCCCACATGACGAAGGCTATGGCCCCAGGCCCGTACCCGAGGTCCAGGGCGCTCCAGAGCTGGCCTGGCATATCGCCGACTCCCTGATCACCCAGAACTTCGACCTCACCCTGGTCAGCGAGATGAGCGTAGACCACGGTCTGACCGTGCCCTTGTCGATTCTCTACGACCAGCCTTCGGTATGGCCCTGCAAGGTGATTCCACTGTGCGTGAACGTGATACAGCACCCGCTGCCCACAGCTGCGCGCTGCCATGCGCTGGGCAAGGCCTTGCGCGCCGCCATAGAAAGCCATGCCAGCGGTCTCAAGGTCGCCGTCATTGGCACGGGCGGGCTATCGCACCAGTTGCAGGGGGAGCGTGCCGGCCTGATCAACGCGACCTATGACCAGCACTGGTTGGACCTCTTGATACACAAGCCCGAGTGGATCGCGGAAATCGGCGTTGCCGAGATGCTGCGCGAGACGGGCTCGGAAGGGGTAGAAGCCATCATGTGGCTGGTTATGCGCGGCTGCCTCAACGACCGGGTCAACACTTTGCACCGCTTCTACCATGTGCCTGTCTCGAACACTGCCTACGGACTGGTGGTGCTGGAAAACGAATGA
- a CDS encoding zonular occludens toxin domain-containing protein — MINGLEGIPGSGKSYEAVAYHVLPALQAGRKVITNLPLNIDALAAIDPSYRDLVEVRTRPTPQLGDWNAANIAEQEAFQLWTDKEPIPQSENVFTFGTVWDYYSEWRGSKNQGPLYVIDECHVALPKLGTPESVVQWFKLHRHYNADVLLMTQSFRDINQPIAQLIATLIKCRKADILGRKDSYIRKVHAGYRGAVIQTDEREYKSQYFGLYRSNTQSSGSAESGVTDVSPMIVKFNRFKKFWLLLSVLLVIWAFWPDGKHDVWGRKIVPSPPVKPRVLGPAPGAVATPVVASSAPASVEPKPKESQQATAAPAEAAPQTKEPLFGKQLHVAGHLSKKDKSVTLFIVSDGTRRMFEVTSDDLEDAGYSVKRLANCMVTVKFDGVVRPVTCDAPYLNTGGQDRPLVVDAATGSRSDGRNTRYSNAPMPQEVAQVRQEQQQQAGGYLEALARRNSQVRSVLMDN; from the coding sequence ATGATCAATGGACTAGAGGGCATCCCTGGCTCTGGCAAAAGCTATGAGGCAGTGGCCTATCACGTGCTGCCCGCGCTCCAGGCCGGGCGCAAGGTCATCACAAACCTGCCGCTGAACATCGATGCGCTCGCGGCCATCGACCCCAGTTATCGCGACCTGGTCGAAGTTCGCACCAGGCCAACACCCCAGCTCGGCGACTGGAACGCAGCCAACATTGCAGAGCAGGAAGCGTTTCAGCTCTGGACGGACAAGGAGCCCATTCCCCAGTCCGAGAACGTGTTTACGTTCGGTACCGTCTGGGACTACTACAGCGAATGGCGCGGTTCCAAGAACCAAGGCCCCCTGTACGTCATCGACGAATGTCACGTCGCGCTGCCCAAGCTGGGCACCCCTGAAAGCGTCGTGCAATGGTTCAAGCTGCATCGGCACTACAACGCCGATGTGCTGCTGATGACGCAAAGCTTCCGCGACATCAACCAGCCCATCGCCCAGCTCATCGCCACGCTCATCAAGTGCCGCAAGGCCGACATCCTGGGCCGGAAAGATAGCTACATCCGCAAGGTGCATGCCGGCTATCGCGGCGCAGTCATCCAGACCGACGAACGCGAATACAAGAGCCAGTATTTCGGCCTGTACCGTAGCAACACGCAAAGCAGCGGATCTGCTGAATCTGGGGTGACAGACGTCAGCCCCATGATCGTCAAATTCAACCGCTTCAAGAAGTTCTGGCTACTCCTGTCGGTGCTTCTGGTGATCTGGGCCTTCTGGCCTGATGGTAAGCACGATGTATGGGGCCGCAAGATCGTGCCTTCGCCACCCGTCAAGCCGCGCGTCCTCGGCCCCGCACCTGGTGCTGTTGCAACCCCTGTCGTCGCGTCATCAGCTCCAGCGTCGGTCGAGCCTAAGCCAAAGGAGTCGCAGCAGGCCACCGCGGCCCCTGCTGAGGCCGCACCTCAGACCAAAGAACCGCTGTTCGGCAAGCAGCTACACGTAGCGGGACATCTGTCGAAGAAGGACAAAAGCGTCACGCTCTTCATCGTCAGCGATGGCACCCGCCGCATGTTTGAGGTCACCAGCGATGACCTGGAGGATGCGGGCTACAGCGTCAAGCGCCTGGCTAACTGCATGGTCACAGTGAAGTTTGACGGGGTCGTTCGGCCCGTCACCTGCGACGCTCCATACCTGAACACCGGCGGCCAGGACAGGCCCCTAGTGGTTGATGCTGCGACTGGTTCACGCAGCGATGGCCGCAACACCCGCTACAGCAACGCGCCAATGCCCCAGGAGGTGGCCCAGGTGCGCCAGGAACAGCAGCAACAGGCAGGCGGCTACCTGGAAGCCCTGGCGAGGCGCAATTCACAGGTGCGCTCTGTTCTGATGGATAACTGA
- a CDS encoding alpha/beta fold hydrolase: MNQPTLNYVSCPGASATAPTWASAQRRQQVEAQPEGTHRMAYWEWNHTGNPRHPHVIVCVHGLSRQGRDFDVLAAELSRFARVICPDVVGRGESDWLADPMGYQLPLYAADMLALLAQLHAQVPIETLDWVGTSMGGLIGMGIVGQPGLPLPVPVRRLVLNDVGPTIEWESLERIGSYVGKSLQFPNFESAAAAMRLISEGFGPHSDEQWSRLSQAMIKPDPQGGVVLHYDPRIAVPMAQMTRETAEAGEALLWQLYDQITAQVLLVRGAESDLLSSRTAQAMAERGPRAHCTELEGVGHAPTLVVPGQVALIQKFLQGDKGLPASISLAQQAQEEAA; encoded by the coding sequence ATGAATCAACCTACGCTGAATTACGTATCGTGTCCCGGAGCCTCTGCAACGGCTCCCACCTGGGCCAGTGCTCAGCGCCGCCAACAGGTCGAGGCTCAGCCCGAGGGAACGCACCGCATGGCGTACTGGGAATGGAACCATACCGGCAACCCAAGACATCCTCATGTCATCGTCTGCGTGCACGGCCTCTCACGGCAGGGGCGGGACTTTGATGTGCTGGCCGCCGAGCTCAGTCGCTTTGCCCGCGTGATCTGCCCCGATGTGGTGGGACGCGGCGAAAGCGACTGGCTGGCCGACCCCATGGGTTATCAGCTGCCGCTGTACGCAGCCGATATGTTGGCGCTGCTGGCCCAGCTGCATGCTCAGGTGCCTATTGAAACCCTGGACTGGGTGGGTACCAGCATGGGCGGCCTGATCGGCATGGGCATCGTGGGCCAGCCCGGCCTGCCGCTGCCGGTGCCTGTTCGGCGGCTGGTGCTCAACGACGTCGGCCCGACCATTGAGTGGGAGTCGCTGGAACGGATCGGTTCCTATGTCGGCAAAAGCTTGCAGTTTCCCAACTTCGAGAGCGCTGCCGCCGCCATGCGCTTGATTTCCGAAGGATTCGGCCCACATAGCGATGAGCAGTGGAGCCGGCTCTCGCAGGCCATGATCAAGCCAGATCCCCAAGGGGGCGTGGTGCTGCATTACGACCCCCGTATTGCAGTGCCCATGGCTCAGATGACGCGCGAGACCGCTGAGGCTGGTGAGGCCTTGCTCTGGCAGCTTTACGACCAGATCACGGCACAGGTCTTGCTTGTCAGAGGGGCCGAGTCCGATCTGCTTTCGAGCCGTACCGCCCAAGCCATGGCCGAGCGTGGCCCCAGGGCGCATTGCACGGAACTGGAAGGCGTGGGACATGCTCCAACACTGGTAGTGCCGGGACAAGTGGCTTTGATACAAAAGTTTTTACAAGGGGATAAGGGTCTGCCTGCGAGCATCAGTCTTGCGCAGCAGGCCCAAGAGGAAGCTGCATGA
- a CDS encoding tripartite tricarboxylate transporter substrate binding protein, whose amino-acid sequence MPIHLKLTRYPILAAIAAMVALTSPTMASNVGTWPQKPVRVIVNFPPGSSPDVVARAITVPLAQALGQPFVIDNRSGAGGSLGADAAAKSAADGYTLLASSGSAISINPHVYRKLPYDTEKDLSPVAAAARIELFLVARADAPFNSFDELVTYARANPGQLSYGSPGNGTAPHIAGEMLKEQAKINLLHVPYRGAANVLQDVLAGQIDVFFDPGIAISHIQNKKLKLIAVGSLKRSSLFAQTPTLDELGLKGFDAGTSHAFYLPAGTPQSIVQRLNQEINRIVQTPAVTSQIHALGAEVQVLSPERLRIQIRQDHQRFGEVVKRQGIRAE is encoded by the coding sequence ATGCCCATCCACCTCAAACTCACACGCTACCCGATTCTCGCAGCAATTGCTGCAATGGTCGCACTGACCTCGCCAACCATGGCATCCAACGTCGGCACTTGGCCGCAAAAGCCTGTACGTGTGATTGTCAACTTCCCGCCGGGAAGTTCGCCTGATGTGGTCGCTCGGGCGATTACCGTGCCCCTGGCACAGGCCCTGGGCCAGCCTTTTGTGATCGACAATCGGTCGGGCGCTGGCGGCAGTCTGGGCGCCGATGCCGCAGCCAAGTCCGCCGCCGACGGCTATACACTGCTAGCCTCCTCGGGCAGTGCTATTTCCATCAATCCCCATGTCTATCGCAAGCTTCCTTACGACACGGAAAAGGACTTGTCCCCCGTGGCCGCAGCGGCGCGCATAGAGCTTTTTTTGGTTGCGCGTGCAGATGCGCCCTTCAACAGCTTCGATGAACTGGTTACTTATGCGAGAGCCAACCCCGGTCAACTAAGCTATGGTTCGCCCGGAAACGGAACGGCTCCCCATATCGCCGGTGAAATGCTCAAGGAGCAGGCCAAGATCAACCTGCTTCATGTGCCCTACAGGGGGGCAGCCAATGTGCTGCAGGACGTGCTCGCAGGACAGATCGACGTCTTCTTCGACCCAGGCATTGCCATCAGCCATATTCAGAACAAAAAACTCAAGCTGATTGCTGTGGGTAGCCTCAAGCGCTCCAGCCTGTTTGCCCAAACGCCAACGCTGGATGAGCTAGGCCTCAAGGGCTTTGATGCAGGCACCAGCCATGCGTTCTACCTGCCAGCAGGCACCCCCCAGTCTATCGTCCAGCGCCTGAACCAGGAAATCAATCGCATCGTGCAGACGCCCGCGGTCACCTCCCAGATCCATGCTCTAGGGGCCGAGGTGCAGGTACTGTCTCCAGAACGGCTGCGCATCCAAATCCGGCAAGATCACCAGCGCTTTGGCGAAGTGGTCAAGCGACAGGGTATTCGCGCAGAATAA
- a CDS encoding replication initiation factor domain-containing protein: MSKRQNDLVLVNNREIKVRLHAAKVEEWSYIHIDWLRFTVNRRHAPVPSVELLFPEPDGSIDYMAERDGWSENRRAAAHAEVKQRRQRVVNLLKDLPDPDYQASSQAFTLAEEVAEILGQDFTADPLIQKGKDFYRFRIDILRKGHPVGWVGFLATNNGKRAENQNNTLHVNLEGMACTFAQRGWPQVMADYIEDHRGVITRIDLAADFMDGMSDKGHGDVFERFFEEYRSGLMDHLGHRPDEDVSGSYLSKKKGRSFYLGSRAGGKLTNIYEKGKQLFGKEDDSQWIRVELRYGNQKRVLLPDMLRRPADFFAGASDWHASILRELGAQAIPEPVKCEKQVQIQTIDAEVTRNARWFMNTAGASAVLAFINLPREQMHSLFKEFENKLPNRLRKFGMADIEAAYQRVFTKLASSGRASPAFA, translated from the coding sequence ATGAGCAAGCGCCAAAACGATCTAGTCCTGGTCAACAACCGCGAAATCAAGGTGCGCTTGCATGCGGCAAAAGTTGAAGAGTGGTCTTACATCCATATCGACTGGCTGCGCTTCACAGTGAACCGCCGTCATGCACCAGTCCCAAGTGTTGAGCTGCTGTTTCCTGAGCCGGATGGATCTATCGACTACATGGCCGAGCGCGATGGATGGAGTGAGAACCGCCGCGCCGCTGCGCATGCCGAAGTCAAGCAACGCCGTCAGCGTGTGGTGAACCTGCTCAAGGACTTGCCCGACCCAGACTATCAGGCCAGCTCGCAGGCATTCACCCTGGCAGAGGAGGTCGCGGAAATCCTCGGCCAGGACTTCACCGCAGATCCTCTGATTCAAAAGGGCAAGGACTTCTACCGCTTCCGCATCGACATTCTGCGCAAGGGTCATCCGGTCGGCTGGGTGGGTTTCCTGGCCACGAATAACGGCAAGCGTGCCGAGAACCAAAACAACACGCTGCACGTAAATCTGGAAGGCATGGCCTGCACATTTGCGCAGCGCGGCTGGCCCCAGGTCATGGCTGATTACATCGAAGATCATCGCGGCGTCATCACGCGCATCGACTTGGCTGCCGACTTCATGGACGGTATGAGCGACAAGGGCCATGGCGACGTCTTTGAGCGCTTCTTTGAAGAGTACCGCTCTGGCTTGATGGATCACCTCGGCCATCGTCCTGATGAGGACGTTTCAGGCAGCTACCTTTCCAAAAAGAAGGGTCGTAGTTTCTATCTTGGCTCTCGGGCCGGGGGCAAGCTCACCAACATCTACGAGAAGGGCAAGCAGCTTTTCGGCAAAGAGGATGACTCGCAATGGATCCGCGTCGAGCTGCGCTACGGCAACCAAAAGCGTGTGCTGCTGCCCGACATGCTGCGCCGTCCTGCTGACTTCTTTGCCGGTGCCAGCGACTGGCATGCATCCATCTTGCGAGAGCTGGGCGCTCAGGCCATTCCTGAACCCGTCAAGTGCGAGAAGCAAGTCCAGATTCAAACCATCGACGCCGAAGTGACGCGCAATGCGCGCTGGTTCATGAATACCGCTGGTGCGTCGGCTGTCTTGGCCTTCATCAACCTGCCCAGAGAGCAGATGCACAGCCTTTTCAAAGAGTTTGAAAACAAGCTGCCAAACCGCCTCAGGAAATTCGGCATGGCCGACATAGAGGCCGCATATCAACGTGTCTTTACCAAGCTGGCTAGCAGTGGGCGGGCTAGTCCGGCATTTGCCTAA
- the ligA gene encoding protocatechuate 4,5-dioxygenase subunit alpha has translation MKEQLMETKAALADIPGTYVFDGTQHRLGLRLNLFCKSLDDKHNRERFRQDPEQYLAGHALSDEQLAAVSSRDWLAMLSLGGNIYYLFKLAIFDGWSMQHAGAAMSGTGMSVDEFRQMMLSGGRPIEGWRSRKEAYHG, from the coding sequence ATGAAGGAGCAACTTATGGAGACAAAAGCCGCCCTGGCCGACATCCCCGGCACCTATGTTTTCGACGGTACCCAGCACCGCCTGGGTCTGAGGCTTAACCTGTTTTGCAAGTCCCTGGACGACAAACACAACCGCGAGCGTTTTCGCCAGGATCCCGAGCAATATCTTGCAGGCCATGCCCTGTCCGATGAACAGCTGGCCGCCGTGAGCTCACGCGACTGGCTGGCCATGCTGAGCCTGGGCGGCAACATTTACTACCTATTCAAGCTGGCCATCTTCGATGGCTGGAGCATGCAGCACGCGGGAGCAGCCATGTCCGGCACGGGCATGAGCGTGGACGAATTCCGCCAGATGATGCTCAGCGGCGGCCGGCCCATAGAAGGCTGGCGCAGCCGCAAGGAGGCTTACCATGGCTGA
- a CDS encoding DUF2523 family protein: MFDWLKRRIDAFFSWLTESLTEYFKWAKDVVDAWYKWAADLIKAIFKAAWDMFTDAVSWLIEKLFEIIKAALDAVDVSPLKGIADNINLPPEIVTVMQLSGIGTAMAIVVTAIGIRLALQLIPFTRLGS; encoded by the coding sequence ATGTTCGATTGGCTCAAGCGTCGTATTGATGCATTTTTCTCGTGGCTCACGGAGTCTCTGACCGAGTATTTCAAGTGGGCCAAGGATGTCGTTGATGCTTGGTACAAGTGGGCGGCAGACCTCATCAAGGCCATCTTTAAAGCGGCCTGGGACATGTTCACGGACGCCGTGTCCTGGCTGATTGAGAAGCTCTTTGAAATCATCAAAGCCGCCCTTGATGCAGTCGATGTGTCACCGCTCAAGGGCATTGCCGACAACATCAACCTGCCGCCCGAGATCGTCACTGTGATGCAGCTCTCGGGCATCGGCACGGCCATGGCCATTGTCGTCACGGCTATCGGCATACGGCTGGCGCTCCAGCTCATCCCGTTCACAAGGCTCGGCTCATGA
- the pobA gene encoding 4-hydroxybenzoate 3-monooxygenase, whose protein sequence is MKTQVAIIGGGPAGLLLSHLLYQAGVDSVVLEHRSRAQVEARIRAGVLEQGTVDLLRSCGLGERMDKEGHLHDGMKIAWAGQESFFIDVHKHLGKRFMAYGQTQIQEDLHAASDARSARILHEAMNVSLHDVDDQAPFVTFEHKGRAQRLDCEFIAGCDGFHGVSRKTIPADVLREFEKVYPFGWLGILSETPPLDDIVYANHPRGFALASMRNPMLSRYYIQVPLDTRLDDWSDERFWEELKARYPKEMAERIVTGPSIEKSIAPLRSYVAEPMRHGRLFLAGDAAHIVPPTGAKGLNLAVSDVFYLSRALASFYATGSAELIDGYSDMALRRVWTSVRTSWYLTNLLHRFPDSSAFDQRAQEYELEYLRANPSAQLALAEQYAGLPFEEVAGVAATKAKGESS, encoded by the coding sequence GTGAAAACACAGGTTGCAATCATTGGAGGCGGGCCCGCCGGATTACTTTTATCCCATTTGCTGTACCAGGCCGGCGTGGACAGCGTGGTGCTGGAGCACCGCAGTCGCGCCCAGGTTGAGGCACGCATACGCGCAGGCGTGCTCGAGCAGGGAACGGTCGATCTGCTGCGCAGTTGCGGTCTGGGCGAGCGCATGGACAAGGAAGGCCATTTGCACGACGGCATGAAGATCGCCTGGGCCGGCCAGGAGAGCTTCTTCATCGATGTGCACAAGCACCTGGGCAAGCGCTTCATGGCCTACGGCCAGACCCAGATTCAGGAGGACTTGCATGCGGCCAGCGATGCGCGCTCGGCGCGCATACTGCATGAGGCCATGAACGTAAGCTTGCACGATGTGGACGACCAGGCGCCTTTCGTCACCTTCGAGCATAAAGGCCGCGCACAACGTCTGGACTGCGAGTTCATCGCGGGCTGTGACGGCTTTCACGGCGTCTCGCGCAAGACCATTCCCGCCGATGTGCTGCGCGAGTTCGAGAAGGTCTATCCGTTTGGATGGCTGGGCATCCTGTCTGAGACGCCGCCGCTGGACGACATCGTCTACGCAAATCACCCGCGTGGCTTTGCGCTGGCCTCCATGCGCAACCCCATGCTGAGCCGCTACTACATACAAGTGCCCCTGGACACACGCCTGGATGACTGGTCGGACGAGCGCTTTTGGGAAGAACTAAAGGCCCGCTATCCCAAGGAGATGGCTGAGCGCATCGTCACCGGCCCGTCCATCGAAAAATCGATTGCCCCCCTGCGCAGCTACGTGGCTGAACCCATGCGCCATGGCCGCCTGTTCCTGGCCGGCGATGCGGCCCACATCGTGCCGCCCACGGGCGCCAAGGGGCTGAACCTCGCCGTCTCCGATGTGTTTTACCTGTCCAGGGCCCTGGCCAGTTTCTATGCCACGGGCTCGGCCGAACTCATAGACGGCTACAGCGACATGGCGCTGCGCCGCGTCTGGACCTCGGTGCGCACCTCCTGGTATCTGACCAATCTGCTGCACCGCTTTCCGGACAGCTCGGCCTTCGACCAGCGCGCCCAGGAGTACGAGCTCGAATACCTGCGCGCCAACCCCTCGGCCCAGTTGGCCTTGGCCGAGCAATACGCAGGCCTGCCGTTCGAGGAAGTCGCAGGCGTAGCTGCAACTAAAGCGAAAGGAGAAAGCTCATGA
- a CDS encoding bifunctional (p)ppGpp synthetase/guanosine-3',5'-bis(diphosphate) 3'-pyrophosphohydrolase, whose amino-acid sequence MKTSDTVTTVSDAAPKLTEPTPHLITATSEVLPDQVNALARARAFAEPLIAGEVMETGENTLTHADAVAAILKKIGGSETMQAAIYLVHASVHLNKPQEVIAKAFGDNFATLAVETIKLIRVQQQARDAELSSQHVDGVATQTENVRKMLLGFSRDLRVVLLRLASRLQTLRYYAAEKSPVSPSIAREALYVFAPLANRLGIWQIKWELEDLAFRFLEPDTYRQIARLLDEKRVEREAYMEQMRARLEADLRAHSISASVQGRPKHIYSIVKKMRGKSLSFDQLFDIRAMRVIVPTVKDCYAALSWVHEQFTPLEKEFDDYIAKPKPNGYQSLHTVVRDETGRTIEIQIRTQAMHDHAEHGVAAHWAYKEAGTKGYAGVSASSEYDAKIAVLRQLLAWGSDLTGSAQRGLFEDRIYVLTPDAAVIELPQGATPVDFAYSVHTSLGHRCRGARVDGAMVPLNTALESGQTVEINTAKEDRPSRDWLNAELGYLVSNRAKAKVRAWFNAQATHETVSRGREAVEKLLQREGKTAIKLEELAAQLGFKSADALFEVVGKDEYSLRNIEVVLRPSEETPEEDAFTPVRKARGHDSSRGGVLVVGVDSLMTQLAKCCKPAPPDEIGGFVTRGKGVSVHRCDCSNFREMMAKSPERVIEVDWGTPKHVDKGGPVYPVDVAVEAADRQGLLRDISDVFAREKTNVIGVQTQSVKGTAWMTFTVEVADSGRLNKVLGIVASVSGVRSARRR is encoded by the coding sequence ATGAAGACCAGCGATACCGTAACCACCGTCTCTGACGCCGCACCCAAGCTCACGGAGCCTACGCCGCATCTGATTACCGCCACTTCCGAGGTTTTGCCCGATCAAGTCAATGCGCTGGCGCGTGCCCGCGCCTTTGCAGAACCGCTGATTGCCGGCGAAGTCATGGAGACCGGTGAAAACACCCTGACCCATGCCGACGCCGTTGCCGCCATCCTCAAGAAAATCGGCGGCTCGGAAACCATGCAGGCGGCCATTTATCTGGTGCATGCCAGCGTGCACCTGAACAAGCCACAGGAAGTGATTGCCAAGGCGTTCGGCGATAATTTTGCGACCCTGGCGGTCGAAACCATCAAGCTCATTCGCGTGCAGCAGCAGGCGCGAGACGCCGAGCTGAGCAGCCAGCATGTCGATGGCGTGGCCACGCAGACCGAGAACGTGCGCAAGATGCTGCTGGGCTTTTCGCGCGACCTGCGCGTGGTGCTGCTGCGCCTGGCGTCGCGTCTGCAGACGCTTCGCTACTACGCGGCCGAGAAGAGTCCGGTTTCACCCAGCATTGCGCGAGAAGCTCTCTATGTCTTTGCGCCGCTGGCCAACCGTCTGGGCATCTGGCAGATCAAATGGGAGCTCGAAGATCTGGCGTTCCGATTTCTGGAGCCCGATACCTACCGCCAGATCGCGCGTCTGCTCGACGAAAAGCGGGTCGAGCGCGAAGCCTATATGGAGCAGATGCGTGCGCGGCTCGAAGCCGACTTGCGCGCCCACAGTATCAGCGCCTCGGTTCAGGGGCGACCCAAGCATATCTACAGCATCGTCAAGAAGATGCGCGGAAAGTCGCTGAGCTTTGACCAACTGTTCGATATTCGTGCCATGCGCGTCATCGTGCCTACGGTCAAGGACTGCTATGCAGCCCTGTCCTGGGTGCACGAGCAATTCACGCCGCTGGAAAAGGAGTTCGACGACTACATTGCCAAACCCAAGCCCAACGGTTATCAGTCTCTGCACACGGTGGTGCGCGATGAAACCGGCCGCACCATAGAGATCCAGATCCGCACCCAGGCCATGCACGACCATGCCGAGCATGGCGTGGCCGCGCACTGGGCTTACAAGGAAGCTGGTACCAAAGGCTATGCGGGCGTGTCTGCGTCCAGCGAATATGACGCCAAGATCGCCGTGCTGCGCCAGTTGCTGGCCTGGGGCAGTGACCTGACGGGCTCGGCCCAGCGTGGTCTGTTTGAAGATCGCATCTATGTACTGACTCCCGATGCGGCCGTGATCGAGCTGCCGCAAGGGGCTACGCCGGTGGACTTCGCCTACTCGGTGCACACCAGCCTGGGCCACCGCTGCCGTGGTGCGCGTGTGGACGGGGCCATGGTGCCGCTGAACACCGCTCTGGAAAGCGGCCAGACGGTAGAGATCAATACGGCCAAGGAAGACCGCCCCTCCCGAGACTGGCTCAATGCCGAGCTGGGTTATCTGGTCAGCAACCGGGCCAAGGCCAAGGTGCGCGCCTGGTTCAATGCCCAGGCTACGCACGAAACCGTCTCGCGCGGGCGCGAGGCTGTTGAAAAGCTGCTGCAGCGCGAGGGCAAGACGGCGATCAAGCTTGAAGAGCTGGCTGCACAGCTGGGCTTCAAGTCTGCCGATGCACTGTTTGAAGTCGTGGGCAAGGACGAGTATTCACTGCGCAATATCGAAGTCGTGCTGCGTCCCAGTGAAGAAACGCCAGAGGAAGATGCGTTCACGCCGGTGCGCAAGGCGCGCGGCCATGATTCTTCGCGCGGCGGGGTGCTGGTGGTGGGCGTTGATTCGCTCATGACTCAACTGGCCAAATGCTGCAAGCCTGCTCCTCCGGACGAGATCGGCGGCTTTGTGACTCGTGGCAAGGGCGTGAGCGTGCACCGCTGCGATTGCTCCAATTTCCGCGAGATGATGGCCAAGAGCCCCGAGCGCGTCATCGAGGTCGACTGGGGTACTCCCAAGCACGTGGACAAGGGCGGACCGGTTTACCCTGTGGACGTTGCGGTGGAGGCGGCCGACCGTCAAGGCTTGCTGCGCGATATCTCGGACGTGTTTGCGCGCGAGAAGACCAATGTCATCGGGGTGCAGACCCAGTCCGTCAAGGGGACGGCATGGATGACGTTCACGGTGGAGGTGGCAGATTCGGGTCGCCTCAACAAGGTACTTGGCATCGTCGCCAGTGTGTCCGGCGTTCGCTCGGCCAGAAGGCGCTGA